A single window of Blochmannia endosymbiont of Camponotus nipponensis DNA harbors:
- the ybgF gene encoding tol-pal system protein YbgF: protein MMIKSSNVTNNNIVYAKSINQNIDSSQRINQLHQIYDAHSQCLIQIQQQLVENQRDIDVLRGHIQDIQHQVSEIIRNQKESVQNINNSSNQHDSIRFSSNIPDRLSVDSNIQKNQKINNMIIVDVDTAYKKAVSLVLEKKKYNQAIEAFHNFIKNYPESIYQANAHYWLGQLYYNKGNKDSASHHFAVVVKNYPKSSKASDALLKIGIIMQETEQKEKAKTIYRQVGKLYPNSEAAKQAQKRLIHL, encoded by the coding sequence ATGATGATTAAATCCTCTAATGTTACAAATAATAATATCGTATATGCTAAAAGTATAAATCAGAATATTGATAGCAGCCAACGTATTAATCAATTACATCAAATATACGATGCGCACAGCCAATGTTTGATTCAAATACAGCAACAATTAGTAGAAAATCAACGAGATATTGATGTTTTACGTGGACATATTCAAGATATACAACATCAGGTATCAGAAATAATAAGGAATCAAAAGGAATCTGTTCAAAACATTAATAATTCTTCAAATCAACACGATAGTATACGTTTTTCTAGTAATATTCCTGATAGATTATCCGTTGACTCAAATATCCAAAAAAACCAAAAAATTAATAACATGATAATAGTTGATGTGGATACTGCTTATAAAAAAGCAGTATCATTAGTATTAGAGAAAAAAAAATATAATCAGGCAATAGAGGCTTTTCACAATTTTATAAAAAATTATCCAGAATCAATTTATCAAGCCAATGCCCATTATTGGTTAGGGCAACTTTATTATAATAAAGGTAACAAAGATAGTGCTTCTCATCATTTTGCTGTAGTCGTAAAGAATTATCCGAAGTCTTCAAAAGCATCGGACGCGTTATTAAAAATAGGTATTATCATGCAAGAAACGGAGCAAAAAGAGAAAGCTAAAACAATATATAGACAAGTAGGTAAATTATATCCTAATAGCGAAGCAGCAAAGCAAGCTCAAAAGCGTCTGATACATTTGTAG
- the pal gene encoding peptidoglycan-associated lipoprotein Pal, with the protein MKLSNFFQKLVFIVSVNAAITACSTITHDQKDIKLDRFSHINTQNNKVFHKQIQLNKQELKSSNIIYFPLDKYDIPSQFFYILNIHANFLYNNPSYCIRIEGHADERGTSEYNIALGERRARSVKLYLQSKGVLSEQMLIVSYGKEKPAVLGHNEEAYSKNRRVILIYK; encoded by the coding sequence ATGAAATTAAGTAATTTTTTTCAAAAATTAGTATTTATAGTTAGTGTGAACGCAGCAATAACTGCATGTTCTACTATTACTCATGATCAAAAGGATATCAAATTAGATCGTTTTTCACACATTAACACACAAAATAATAAAGTATTTCATAAACAAATACAGTTAAATAAACAAGAATTAAAATCTAGCAATATTATTTACTTTCCTTTAGATAAATATGATATTCCTTCTCAGTTTTTTTATATATTAAATATCCATGCTAATTTTTTGTATAATAATCCGTCATATTGTATTAGAATTGAGGGTCATGCAGATGAACGTGGTACTTCAGAATATAATATTGCATTAGGTGAGCGTCGGGCCAGATCTGTAAAATTATATCTCCAAAGTAAGGGTGTATTATCTGAACAAATGTTGATTGTTTCTTATGGTAAAGAAAAACCAGCTGTGTTAGGACATAATGAAGAAGCTTATTCTAAAAATAGACGTGTTATACTAATATATAAATAA